Proteins from a single region of Polyangium spumosum:
- the tssE gene encoding type VI secretion system baseplate subunit TssE has protein sequence MAKAWGSTSAGRVPLFDRLIDENPAQKQEVVPYCTLDRDGLRASVARELGRILGTRSPISGDEALSRPRTTIDYGLPDLELGGRALVPEELRRLVRLVQKTIEAYEPRLQNVRVEIKRREDAPPHARLVVALTATLVTDEVREPLSFEAPLEASSGAA, from the coding sequence ATGGCGAAGGCGTGGGGATCCACGAGCGCGGGCAGGGTTCCCCTGTTCGATCGGCTGATCGACGAGAACCCTGCTCAAAAACAGGAAGTGGTCCCCTATTGCACCCTCGACCGAGACGGGCTGCGCGCCTCCGTGGCCCGCGAGCTCGGTCGAATCCTCGGCACCCGCAGCCCCATCTCCGGCGACGAGGCCCTCTCCCGACCGCGCACGACCATCGATTACGGGTTGCCCGACCTCGAGCTCGGCGGCCGTGCGCTCGTGCCGGAGGAGCTGCGCCGCCTCGTGCGCCTCGTGCAGAAGACGATCGAGGCGTACGAGCCGAGGCTCCAGAACGTACGCGTGGAGATCAAGCGACGCGAGGACGCGCCGCCGCACGCGCGGCTCGTCGTCGCGCTCACGGCGACGCTCGTCACGGACGAGGTGCGTGAGCCCCTCTCGTTCGAGGCGCCGCTCGAAGCGAGCTCGGGGGCCGCATGA
- a CDS encoding type VI secretion protein IcmF/TssM N-terminal domain-containing protein, whose amino-acid sequence MTVGLLLKILAGLAALAVVGVGVYALVLAQKKKAQKAAELARREGKPDAVAEIRASVGKAKAALVKKVPDKAAREEMPRFLVLGEPSSGKTTLLGGSGLSVGLHEGGDPAPGDRSAVHLWMLGKALLVDVAGGLLFGEGGTAAPDGPYRALLHELKRLYPDRPVDGILLTVPCNEVMPQARSTPAERKRKATVLRAAIALAQQTLGMNVPVYVVVTQTDRLSGFRSLGTEVTQNGKDDILGWSSPHPPFTEGSDDWASEAIGSVRDALLRYQARRFAGAPVVRSPDDFFLFPSEIESLGDGLRTYVDPVFLEGAGQETLTLRGIYFTGLADPPAGPLPLPAPGASPAALAPPAKPAAAAAPPGKVLFTKDLFEHKVFAERNLGKPAAAALRRRQRVNLGLQLVAGCLAGMFLAALWIDASRLERRTTAVMPFLRDVQSSVLSAKSEAPGTETSFEAKKLRAKALIEKLETIEESGRLRSPLNPASWWSRLDGRVDSAFVIALEQVLVDTFRAGLDEEANHLLRPLPPQAPPDTFFPLSVEKSQEYILLETWLRELGAFEAHVARHDALLGELPKDATPDARMQGVADLSDYLLGYKTSPTIAVEYYRNALARGARRQPFDLAPRRDPAREKAQALFKGLQDRVLEAYSDAVVRADVEQLVQSLKDLETKGAEYTAQDLWTLRDAIARVEAHLGAPTLAWVSSESLPPNEGIAGLLKAVKTSRLLGPDVEAALRGGVDARLLDLKTYVASAGAPLSGPILERKGGVLLMRLSPFILGLKAPIDALRQQTFMTAEEEQTLTAELDRARVDWDAEVLKEASRLPKDYETFLQGKLLTTIDPRVRNTISDLTVRQVKASTLGAVARAARPATPLPGNSNRQFETVRADAANLGQAMAPIREMIGAFVRLRMDDARDRLRELLRGQGSEVLGRGAEVLRAENLYGLKKGGFTWWDGRSTPAFEAFSVPDAGRLSEYAAAQRTRAATLHKELAEPVLAAMESPEVAGDGAGDPNVALWQNVAWPLKDHENKKAGNGVSNLETFMLSDLPLITGKNCIAELDKRANVDGSGGFFAGKQKYIVEELRERCRALAGDEMRDRYAALRRTFNRELSGKFPFVKIEPGIRVEDARPEVVRRFLQDAGDFRADFGYVLGKETKASAGEVGRFLDKIEAVRAFMMPMWAQVESAEDGIYDVKVEFRVNPGLEVGGNRIAEWAMRLADERLFRDGPKVEASWRVNDPVRVDLRWAKSSLDVPLSTQGPNVFVNDRTVTFEERGPWALLRMIAFHQTSARDASQKSEGGSHVLGFVIQSSPDPTGGFIERVGTEANTVRVFIRIGITGVEKDRFLRYPEFPAVAPTLYER is encoded by the coding sequence GTGACCGTCGGCTTGCTCCTCAAGATCCTCGCGGGCCTCGCCGCGCTCGCCGTCGTCGGCGTGGGTGTCTACGCGCTCGTCCTCGCGCAGAAAAAGAAGGCGCAGAAGGCCGCCGAGCTCGCCAGGCGCGAGGGCAAACCCGACGCCGTCGCCGAGATCCGCGCCTCCGTAGGCAAGGCCAAGGCCGCCCTCGTCAAGAAGGTGCCCGACAAGGCCGCGCGCGAGGAGATGCCGCGGTTCCTCGTCCTCGGCGAACCTTCCTCCGGGAAGACCACGCTGCTCGGCGGCTCGGGCCTCAGCGTCGGGCTGCACGAGGGCGGCGATCCCGCGCCCGGCGACAGGTCCGCCGTCCACCTCTGGATGCTCGGCAAGGCGCTGCTCGTCGACGTCGCCGGTGGCCTGCTCTTCGGCGAGGGCGGCACCGCCGCGCCCGATGGGCCGTATCGCGCGCTGCTGCACGAGCTCAAGCGCCTCTACCCCGATCGCCCCGTCGACGGCATCCTCCTCACGGTCCCCTGCAACGAGGTCATGCCCCAGGCGCGCTCCACGCCCGCCGAGCGCAAGCGCAAGGCGACGGTCCTGCGCGCCGCGATCGCCCTCGCGCAGCAGACCCTCGGCATGAACGTCCCGGTCTACGTGGTCGTCACGCAGACCGATCGCCTCTCCGGCTTCCGCAGCCTCGGCACGGAGGTCACGCAAAACGGCAAGGACGACATCCTCGGCTGGTCGAGCCCGCACCCGCCCTTCACCGAGGGCTCGGACGACTGGGCCTCCGAGGCGATCGGCTCCGTCCGCGACGCGCTCCTCCGCTACCAGGCGCGGCGCTTCGCCGGCGCCCCCGTCGTCCGCTCGCCCGACGACTTCTTCCTCTTCCCGAGCGAGATCGAGTCCCTCGGCGACGGCCTGCGCACCTACGTCGATCCCGTCTTCCTCGAGGGCGCCGGCCAGGAGACGCTCACGCTCCGCGGCATCTACTTCACGGGCCTCGCCGATCCGCCCGCCGGCCCTCTGCCGCTGCCGGCTCCCGGCGCCTCGCCCGCCGCGCTCGCGCCCCCCGCCAAACCTGCCGCCGCGGCCGCGCCGCCGGGCAAGGTCCTCTTCACGAAGGACCTGTTCGAGCACAAGGTCTTCGCCGAGCGCAACCTCGGCAAACCCGCCGCCGCCGCGCTCCGCCGTCGCCAGCGCGTGAACCTCGGGCTCCAGCTCGTCGCGGGTTGCCTCGCGGGCATGTTCCTCGCGGCCCTCTGGATCGACGCCTCGCGCCTCGAGCGCCGCACCACGGCGGTCATGCCCTTCCTGCGCGACGTCCAGAGCAGCGTCCTCTCGGCGAAGAGCGAGGCCCCCGGCACCGAGACGAGCTTCGAGGCGAAGAAGCTGCGCGCCAAGGCCCTCATCGAGAAGCTCGAGACGATCGAGGAGTCGGGCCGCCTGCGCTCCCCGCTGAACCCTGCCTCCTGGTGGAGCCGCCTCGACGGCCGCGTCGACAGCGCCTTCGTCATCGCCCTCGAGCAGGTCCTCGTCGACACCTTCCGCGCCGGCCTCGACGAGGAGGCCAACCACCTCCTGCGCCCGCTGCCGCCGCAAGCTCCGCCCGACACGTTTTTCCCGCTCAGCGTCGAGAAGAGCCAGGAGTACATCCTGCTCGAGACGTGGCTGCGCGAGCTCGGCGCGTTCGAGGCCCACGTCGCGCGCCACGACGCCCTGCTCGGCGAGCTGCCGAAGGACGCCACGCCCGACGCGCGTATGCAGGGCGTCGCCGACCTCTCGGACTACCTGCTCGGCTACAAGACCTCACCCACGATCGCGGTCGAGTACTACCGCAACGCCCTCGCCCGCGGCGCGCGCCGCCAGCCCTTCGACCTCGCCCCGCGGCGTGATCCGGCCCGCGAGAAGGCGCAGGCCCTCTTCAAGGGCTTGCAGGATCGTGTGCTCGAGGCCTACAGCGACGCCGTCGTCCGCGCCGACGTCGAGCAGCTCGTCCAGAGCCTGAAGGACCTCGAGACGAAGGGCGCCGAGTACACCGCGCAGGACCTCTGGACCTTGCGTGACGCGATCGCCCGCGTCGAGGCGCACCTCGGCGCGCCCACGCTCGCCTGGGTGTCGAGCGAGTCGCTGCCGCCGAACGAAGGCATCGCGGGCCTGCTCAAGGCCGTCAAGACCTCGCGCCTGCTCGGCCCCGACGTCGAGGCGGCCCTGCGCGGCGGCGTCGACGCGCGCCTGCTCGATCTCAAGACGTACGTCGCGAGCGCGGGCGCGCCCCTCTCCGGGCCCATCCTGGAGCGCAAGGGCGGCGTCCTGCTCATGCGCCTCTCGCCCTTCATCCTCGGGCTCAAGGCGCCCATCGACGCGCTCCGCCAGCAGACGTTCATGACGGCCGAGGAGGAGCAGACCCTCACGGCCGAGCTCGATCGCGCCCGCGTCGACTGGGACGCCGAGGTCCTCAAGGAGGCCTCGCGTTTGCCCAAGGACTACGAGACCTTCCTCCAGGGCAAACTCCTCACGACCATCGACCCGCGCGTCCGCAACACGATCTCCGATCTCACGGTCCGTCAGGTCAAGGCGAGCACCCTCGGCGCCGTCGCCCGCGCCGCGCGGCCGGCCACGCCCCTGCCTGGGAACAGCAATCGCCAGTTCGAGACCGTACGCGCCGACGCCGCGAACCTCGGCCAGGCGATGGCCCCCATCCGCGAGATGATCGGCGCGTTCGTGCGCCTGCGCATGGACGACGCCCGCGACAGGTTGCGCGAGCTCTTGCGCGGCCAGGGCTCCGAGGTCCTCGGCCGCGGCGCGGAGGTCCTGCGCGCCGAGAACCTCTACGGCCTCAAGAAGGGCGGCTTCACCTGGTGGGACGGCCGGTCCACGCCTGCCTTCGAGGCCTTCAGCGTGCCCGACGCGGGGCGGTTGTCCGAGTACGCCGCGGCCCAGCGCACGCGCGCGGCCACGCTGCACAAGGAGCTCGCCGAGCCCGTGCTCGCCGCGATGGAGAGCCCCGAGGTCGCGGGCGACGGCGCCGGGGATCCAAACGTCGCGCTTTGGCAGAACGTCGCCTGGCCGCTCAAGGACCACGAGAACAAGAAGGCGGGCAACGGGGTCTCGAACCTCGAGACCTTCATGCTCTCGGACCTCCCGCTCATCACGGGGAAGAACTGCATCGCCGAGCTCGACAAACGCGCGAACGTCGACGGCTCGGGCGGGTTCTTCGCGGGCAAACAGAAGTACATCGTCGAGGAGCTACGCGAGCGCTGCCGCGCCCTCGCCGGCGACGAGATGCGTGATCGGTACGCCGCGCTCCGCCGCACCTTCAACCGCGAGCTCTCGGGCAAGTTCCCCTTCGTCAAGATCGAGCCTGGCATCCGCGTCGAGGACGCGCGGCCCGAGGTCGTCCGCCGCTTCCTCCAGGACGCCGGCGATTTCCGCGCCGATTTTGGCTACGTCCTCGGCAAGGAGACGAAGGCCTCGGCGGGCGAGGTCGGCCGCTTCCTCGACAAGATCGAGGCCGTCCGCGCCTTCATGATGCCCATGTGGGCGCAGGTCGAGTCGGCCGAGGACGGCATCTACGACGTCAAGGTCGAGTTCCGCGTCAACCCCGGCCTCGAGGTCGGCGGCAACCGCATCGCCGAGTGGGCCATGCGGCTCGCGGACGAGCGCCTCTTCCGTGACGGCCCCAAGGTCGAGGCGAGCTGGCGCGTGAACGATCCGGTCCGCGTCGATCTGCGCTGGGCGAAGTCGAGCCTCGACGTGCCTCTGTCGACGCAGGGCCCGAACGTCTTCGTGAACGACAGGACCGTCACCTTCGAGGAGCGCGGCCCCTGGGCGCTGCTCCGCATGATCGCGTTCCACCAGACCTCCGCGCGGGACGCGTCGCAGAAGTCCGAGGGCGGCTCGCACGTGCTCGGCTTCGTCATCCAGTCCTCGCCGGATCCCACGGGTGGCTTCATCGAGCGCGTCGGGACCGAGGCCAACACCGTACGTGTCTTCATCCGCATCGGGATCACCGGCGTCGAGAAGGACCGGTTCCTCCGCTACCCCGAGTTCCCCGCGGTCGCCCCGACCCTCTACGAGAGATAA
- the tssC gene encoding type VI secretion system contractile sheath large subunit, translated as MPETSSAKQHIDTSADGAAIIDQILAEGAMVRGDNPAQKQHARDIVGEFCQQILDERDPADKQRAIDLGAVAAIQDRINEIDEIIGKQLDVILHAAEFQSLEARWRGLHYLVMNTETSTRLKIRVMNVRKDELRKDFESAPDFDRSALFKKVYEEEYGTFGGAPYGLLLGDYEFDGSSPDVGLLTELSKVAAAAHAPFISAASPFLFDMENFGQIGVPGDLAKLFESTQLIKWREFRESEDSRYVGLVLPHVLMRLPYGPKGVPVDGFMYEENVGAEDKNFLWGNAAYALGQRITNAFAHYGWCAAIRGVEGGGLVENLPVHVFKTSDGDLAVKTPTEVAITDRRENELSELGFIGLCYRKNSGQAAFFGGATANKPKVYNLPSATANARLSAQLPYIMATSRFAHYIKVMMRDKIGSFMTKDNVSSYLNNWIADYVLLNDDAGQDTKARLPLREARIDVTDVPGKPGAYRAVVFLKPHFQLNELTVSMRLVADLPPPAA; from the coding sequence ATGCCGGAGACGAGCAGCGCGAAACAACACATCGACACGAGCGCGGATGGCGCGGCGATCATCGATCAGATCCTCGCCGAGGGCGCGATGGTCCGGGGGGACAACCCCGCCCAGAAGCAACACGCCCGCGACATCGTCGGGGAGTTCTGCCAGCAGATCCTCGATGAGCGGGATCCTGCGGACAAGCAGCGGGCCATCGACCTCGGCGCGGTCGCGGCCATTCAGGATCGCATCAACGAGATCGACGAGATCATCGGCAAGCAGCTCGACGTGATCCTGCACGCGGCCGAGTTCCAGTCGCTCGAGGCGCGCTGGCGGGGGCTGCACTACCTCGTCATGAACACGGAGACGAGCACGCGGCTCAAGATTCGCGTGATGAACGTCCGCAAGGACGAGCTCCGCAAGGATTTCGAGTCGGCGCCCGACTTCGATCGCAGCGCGCTCTTCAAGAAGGTCTACGAGGAGGAGTACGGCACCTTCGGCGGCGCGCCGTATGGCCTGCTCCTCGGCGACTACGAGTTCGACGGATCGAGCCCGGACGTCGGCCTCTTGACCGAGCTTTCGAAGGTCGCGGCGGCGGCGCACGCGCCCTTCATCTCGGCGGCGAGCCCGTTCCTCTTCGACATGGAGAACTTCGGGCAGATCGGCGTGCCCGGCGATCTCGCCAAGCTCTTCGAGAGCACGCAGCTCATCAAGTGGCGCGAGTTCCGCGAGAGCGAGGACAGCCGTTACGTCGGCCTCGTGCTCCCGCATGTGCTCATGCGCCTCCCGTACGGCCCGAAGGGCGTGCCCGTGGACGGCTTCATGTACGAGGAGAACGTCGGCGCCGAGGACAAGAACTTCCTCTGGGGCAACGCGGCGTACGCGCTCGGCCAGCGGATCACGAACGCGTTCGCGCATTATGGCTGGTGCGCGGCGATCCGCGGCGTCGAGGGCGGCGGCCTCGTCGAGAACCTCCCGGTGCACGTCTTCAAGACGAGCGACGGCGACCTCGCGGTGAAGACGCCGACCGAGGTGGCGATCACCGATCGCCGCGAGAACGAGCTCTCCGAGCTCGGGTTCATCGGGCTCTGCTATCGCAAGAACAGCGGCCAGGCTGCGTTCTTCGGCGGCGCGACCGCGAACAAGCCCAAGGTGTACAACCTGCCCTCGGCGACGGCGAACGCGCGTCTGTCGGCGCAGCTCCCGTACATCATGGCGACGAGCCGGTTCGCCCATTACATCAAGGTCATGATGCGCGACAAGATCGGCAGCTTCATGACCAAGGACAACGTGTCGTCGTACCTCAACAACTGGATCGCGGACTACGTGCTCCTCAACGACGACGCGGGTCAGGACACGAAGGCGCGGCTGCCTCTTCGTGAGGCGCGGATCGACGTCACCGACGTTCCGGGCAAGCCGGGCGCGTACCGCGCCGTGGTCTTCCTGAAGCCGCACTTCCAGCTCAACGAGCTCACGGTCTCGATGCGCCTCGTGGCGGATCTTCCGCCTCCTGCAGCGTGA
- the tssF gene encoding type VI secretion system baseplate subunit TssF gives MSRGDPDREMLELYARELVYLRERGAEFAKDYPKIAARLGTSSQASADPHVERLVEAFAFLSARLTRDMEAELPIYTTSLLGVLYPQLVCPVPAMAIAAFEVDPKEQKLGSGYTVDKHTPLFAASQSGPVCHFRTAYPVTLWPIEITHAGMVPPENLDLPGWLVANAAAVLEIELSTGGVPLDKLGMRSLRFHVAGGGMGAARLYDLVAAHAVGVLVVGDNPSQDWAHGKIRPVGFEASEDVLPYPPHAHRGHRLVQEYFAFPEKFHFFDIELPKLPPRKNAKILVLFDQKPPAGAAVRKTTLSLGCTPIINLFPRSAEPIRVDHTRPEYRLVADARRERTTEVHSITRVAATAPGEPKQIDYASFFSFVHHQKGERPRAFWHARRVATGRKDLPGTDLWLTFVDTDFKLARPPSETVYAGVLCTNRDLANEIAKDTQLSPERPIPARKIVCLTKPTPQRAAPMGGEALWRLVSNLSQNHLSITDGKAGVSALREILRAYVFGDSPDAERQIDALLDISSRVVTRRLGSDAWRGYCRGLEITLTLADEQFAGSSPVLLASVLSRFFALQAHINAFTELVLKRASRAEVWKRWPPTAGERALL, from the coding sequence ATGAGCCGGGGTGATCCCGATCGGGAGATGCTCGAGCTCTACGCGCGCGAGCTCGTGTATCTGCGCGAGCGCGGCGCCGAGTTCGCCAAGGACTATCCGAAGATCGCGGCGCGCCTCGGCACGTCGAGCCAGGCCTCGGCCGATCCACACGTCGAGCGCCTCGTCGAGGCCTTCGCGTTCCTCTCGGCGCGCCTCACGCGCGACATGGAGGCCGAGCTGCCGATTTACACGACGTCGCTGCTCGGCGTCCTCTATCCGCAGCTCGTTTGCCCCGTCCCTGCGATGGCGATCGCCGCCTTCGAGGTCGACCCGAAGGAGCAGAAGCTCGGCTCCGGCTACACGGTCGACAAGCACACGCCGCTCTTCGCGGCCTCGCAGAGCGGGCCCGTTTGTCATTTTCGCACCGCGTATCCGGTCACGCTCTGGCCGATCGAGATCACGCACGCGGGCATGGTCCCGCCCGAGAACCTCGACCTGCCCGGCTGGCTCGTCGCGAACGCCGCGGCCGTGCTCGAGATCGAGCTCTCGACCGGCGGGGTCCCGCTCGACAAACTCGGCATGCGCTCGCTGCGCTTCCACGTCGCGGGCGGGGGCATGGGCGCGGCGCGGCTCTACGACCTCGTCGCCGCGCACGCCGTCGGCGTCCTCGTGGTCGGGGACAACCCTTCGCAGGACTGGGCCCACGGCAAGATCCGCCCCGTCGGCTTCGAGGCGAGCGAGGACGTCCTGCCGTATCCGCCCCACGCGCACCGCGGCCATCGCCTCGTGCAGGAGTATTTCGCGTTCCCGGAGAAGTTTCATTTCTTCGACATCGAGCTCCCGAAGCTCCCGCCCCGGAAGAACGCGAAGATCCTCGTCCTCTTCGACCAGAAGCCGCCGGCCGGCGCCGCGGTCCGCAAGACGACGCTCTCGCTCGGCTGCACCCCGATCATCAACCTCTTCCCGCGCAGCGCCGAGCCCATCCGCGTCGATCACACCCGGCCCGAGTATCGCCTCGTCGCCGACGCGCGCCGCGAGCGGACCACCGAGGTCCACTCGATCACGCGTGTGGCCGCCACCGCGCCCGGCGAGCCCAAGCAGATCGATTACGCGTCCTTTTTCTCCTTCGTGCACCACCAGAAGGGCGAGCGGCCGCGCGCCTTCTGGCACGCGCGCCGTGTCGCCACGGGCCGCAAGGACCTGCCGGGCACCGACCTCTGGCTCACCTTCGTCGACACCGACTTCAAGCTCGCGCGTCCGCCCTCGGAGACCGTCTACGCGGGCGTCCTCTGCACGAACCGCGACCTCGCGAACGAGATCGCCAAGGACACCCAGCTCTCCCCCGAGCGCCCCATCCCGGCCCGGAAAATCGTTTGTCTCACGAAACCGACGCCCCAGCGCGCGGCGCCCATGGGCGGCGAGGCCCTCTGGCGGCTCGTCTCGAACCTCTCGCAGAACCACCTCTCGATCACCGACGGCAAGGCCGGCGTCTCCGCGCTCCGCGAGATCCTGCGCGCGTACGTCTTCGGCGATTCGCCCGACGCCGAGCGCCAGATCGACGCGCTTCTCGACATCTCGAGCCGCGTCGTCACGCGCCGCCTCGGCAGCGACGCGTGGCGCGGCTACTGTCGTGGCCTCGAGATCACGCTCACGCTCGCGGACGAGCAGTTCGCCGGATCGAGCCCGGTCCTTTTGGCCTCGGTGCTGAGCCGCTTCTTCGCCTTGCAGGCGCACATCAATGCGTTCACCGAGCTCGTCCTGAAGCGCGCCTCGCGCGCGGAGGTCTGGAAGCGATGGCCGCCCACGGCTGGCGAAAGAGCCCTTCTGTAG
- the tssB gene encoding type VI secretion system contractile sheath small subunit produces the protein MAESKQHWLDRNRPPRVQITYDVETGNAIEKKEIPFVVGVLSDLGQNPANPLPKLKDRKFVEVDRDNFNDVLASTKPEITVKVDDVIKGTGKIAIPLTFTHMDDFRPERLVERIPELRKLLRARERLNDLLAKLEGNDELSAALREVMESTEALEKIKAEVSKDDQS, from the coding sequence ATGGCAGAGAGCAAGCAGCACTGGCTGGACCGGAACCGTCCGCCGCGTGTGCAGATCACGTATGACGTCGAGACGGGCAACGCAATCGAGAAGAAAGAGATCCCGTTCGTCGTCGGCGTGCTGAGCGATCTGGGGCAGAACCCGGCGAATCCGCTGCCCAAGCTGAAGGATCGCAAGTTCGTCGAGGTCGACCGCGACAATTTCAACGACGTCCTGGCCTCCACGAAGCCGGAGATCACGGTGAAGGTCGACGACGTGATCAAGGGGACGGGCAAGATCGCGATTCCCCTGACGTTCACGCACATGGACGATTTCCGGCCCGAGCGCCTCGTCGAGCGGATCCCGGAGCTCCGCAAGCTGCTCCGCGCGCGCGAGCGCCTGAACGACCTCCTCGCCAAGCTCGAAGGCAACGACGAGCTCTCGGCGGCGCTGCGTGAGGTCATGGAGAGCACCGAGGCTCTCGAGAAGATCAAGGCGGAAGTTTCGAAGGACGACCAGAGCTGA
- the tssA gene encoding type VI secretion system protein TssA, which translates to MSSTNALHIDLETLLQPISEEAPCGASLRYEGTYDRVREARREDDPSLPMGDWETKLKVADFALVDKLCQEALRKKSKDLQIAAWLVEAWLRRYRVKGLGQGLSLVAALCERYWDGLFPALGDDEDASARAALYEWMDDVLSDRLRQTPFADGDASFSLLDWELGAKAGPVDGEGEAARPTRESLLAKISLGGARFTDVALDAGTAIIAAEAAEAAIAAQIPRPPTLRRVREVLAQIEMLARDAARINGESAPSAASAPGESPPLLGSAAAAAAAFTASGGAGASGSFAISSRADAYYRLAEAAEYLMRTEPHSPVPYLVKRAVQWGNMSLAQLLYEFVGNPDDLVAIQRLLGMRGREE; encoded by the coding sequence ATGTCGTCGACGAACGCCCTGCACATCGATCTGGAGACGTTGCTCCAGCCCATCTCCGAGGAGGCGCCGTGTGGCGCGTCTCTCCGGTACGAAGGCACGTACGACCGGGTCCGCGAGGCGCGCCGCGAGGACGATCCGTCGCTGCCCATGGGCGACTGGGAGACCAAGCTCAAGGTCGCCGACTTCGCGCTCGTGGACAAACTTTGCCAGGAGGCGCTGCGCAAGAAATCGAAGGACCTCCAGATCGCGGCGTGGCTCGTGGAGGCTTGGCTGCGGCGCTATCGCGTGAAGGGCCTCGGCCAGGGTTTGTCGCTCGTCGCCGCGCTCTGCGAGCGGTACTGGGACGGCCTCTTCCCCGCGCTCGGCGACGACGAGGACGCCTCCGCGCGCGCGGCGCTTTACGAGTGGATGGACGACGTCCTCTCCGATCGCCTGCGCCAGACGCCGTTCGCGGACGGGGACGCGTCGTTCTCGCTGCTCGATTGGGAGCTCGGCGCGAAGGCCGGGCCTGTGGACGGGGAGGGGGAGGCGGCGCGGCCGACGCGGGAGTCGCTGCTCGCCAAGATCTCGCTCGGCGGCGCGCGCTTCACGGACGTCGCGCTCGACGCGGGCACGGCGATCATCGCGGCCGAGGCGGCCGAGGCGGCGATCGCCGCGCAGATCCCGCGCCCGCCCACGCTGCGCCGCGTGCGTGAGGTCCTCGCGCAGATCGAGATGCTCGCGCGGGACGCGGCGCGTATCAACGGCGAGAGCGCTCCCTCCGCGGCGAGCGCGCCCGGGGAGAGCCCGCCGCTGCTCGGATCGGCCGCGGCGGCGGCGGCGGCGTTCACGGCCTCGGGCGGCGCGGGGGCGTCGGGCTCCTTCGCCATCTCGAGCCGCGCCGACGCGTATTACCGCCTCGCCGAGGCGGCCGAGTACCTCATGCGGACCGAGCCGCACAGCCCCGTCCCGTACCTGGTCAAACGTGCGGTGCAGTGGGGCAACATGTCGCTCGCGCAGCTCCTCTACGAGTTCGTCGGAAACCCTGATGATCTCGTGGCGATACAGCGCTTGCTCGGGATGCGCGGGAGGGAGGAATAA
- a CDS encoding Hcp family type VI secretion system effector — translation METSFLEIEGVKGESTAAQGKDKIEVMSFSHGVAMPLTSGASANARAHGRCVHQDFTFSKYLDITSPTLNLKCSGGDNIKKAELTVFQADKNDGDMVLYYKITFEDVILTNISVSGGSGGRPIETVTFNYRKIKWSYAQQGQPSPAGKKGTAEAGWTLEENKKL, via the coding sequence ATGGAAACCAGCTTTTTGGAGATCGAGGGCGTCAAGGGCGAGAGCACGGCGGCGCAGGGCAAGGACAAGATCGAGGTCATGTCCTTCAGCCACGGCGTGGCGATGCCGCTGACGAGCGGCGCCTCGGCGAACGCGCGCGCGCACGGCCGCTGCGTGCATCAGGACTTCACGTTCAGCAAGTACCTCGACATCACCTCGCCGACGCTGAACCTCAAGTGCAGCGGCGGCGACAACATCAAGAAGGCCGAGCTCACCGTCTTCCAGGCCGACAAGAACGACGGCGACATGGTCCTTTATTACAAGATCACGTTCGAGGACGTGATCCTGACGAACATCTCGGTGAGCGGCGGCTCGGGTGGCCGTCCCATCGAGACGGTCACGTTCAACTACCGCAAGATCAAGTGGTCGTACGCCCAGCAGGGCCAGCCTTCGCCGGCGGGCAAGAAGGGCACGGCCGAGGCGGGCTGGACGCTCGAGGAGAACAAGAAGCTCTAA